A stretch of Miscanthus floridulus cultivar M001 chromosome 13, ASM1932011v1, whole genome shotgun sequence DNA encodes these proteins:
- the LOC136501549 gene encoding NADH dehydrogenase [ubiquinone] iron-sulfur protein 5-B-like — MASGWGINGNKGRCYDFWLEFSECMSRCRQPSDCGLLREDYLECLHHSKEFQRRNRIYKEEQRQIRAAARKAKEEAEGAPAVAAHH; from the exons ATGGCGTCCGGCTGGGGCATCAACGGGAACAAGGGCCGCTGCTATGACTTCTGGCTGGAGTTCAGCGAGTGCATGAGCCGCTGCCGCCAGCCCTCCGACTGCGGCCTCCTCCGCGAGGActacctcgagtgcctccaccacTCCAAGGAG TTCCAGCGCAGGAACAGGATCTACAAGGAGGAGCAACGTCAGATCAGAGCTGCTGCTCGCAAGGCCAAGGAGGAAGCTGAGGGTGCCCCTGCTGTCGCAGCACACCATTAG
- the LOC136500604 gene encoding probable protein S-acyltransferase 19 isoform X2: MSKFDSGFIDAPGSTANIQGTNLPTKADIGAGTTSPTATSTCRNSLDRRSNTGGLAAGDTNQDLRSQPPRSSRSCLLGGLVCALFVKEDCRKFDDSKNQVDGEDAVFCTLCDAEVRKFSKHCRSCDKCVDGFDHHCRWLNNCVGRKNYFTFLALMTTSLLWLAIEIGVGIAVLVICFANKNSKRIIQDRLGNGLPRPAFATIVAFFTLLSLVACIPLGELFFFHMILIRKGITTYEYVIAMRAMSEAPQEEEDEEGLNIVYSPTNSATTAFSGASALSLHYKGSWCTPPRIFVDQDEVIPHLEPGMVPSTIDPDTAGHAERASKAKKQVKISAWKLAKLDSNEAMKAAAKARASSSVLRPIDTRRVPGASPSSSGNASMRSSMSADYSASGTKERGAVMKLLSLQSSSYPQSLASQDDYESGTQSASSRSSPVQIHKPAPHTQINVPPRVPPAPPRPAPAVPRPHVPTTQISKPMFQSATSYVRENRKASVVWDQEAGRYVSVAPAPTRPVAGSGLDQPARGPHFLTNPDSEAINHGRTLSPMNAPSSALPSGQPSERLTYTGQSIFFGGPLLGAAAAADPQRNDAAAGARPETRRDGTRGERRRTAESFPVFAPGSFQKNPPFNG, translated from the exons ATGTCAAAGTTTGATAGTGGCTTCATCGATGCACCTGGAAGTACTGCCAACATACAGGGCACGAATTTGCCAACAAAAGCTGATATTGGTGCTGGAACAACCTCCCCAACGGCAACATCTACTTGTAGGAACTCTCTAGACCGGCGTTCTAACACTGGTGGTTTAGCTGCTGGAGACACGAATCAGGATTTAAGGTCTCAGCCGCCAAGAAGTTCAAGGAGCTGCTTACTTGGAGGGCTTGTTTGTGCTTTGTTTGTGAAGGAGGATTGTAGGAAATTCGATGATTCAAAGAATCAAGTTGATGGGGAAGACGCCGTGTTCTGCACGTTATGTGATGCCGAG GTTCGCAAATTCAGTAAGCATTGCAGAAGTTGTGACAAGTGTGTGGATGGATTTGATCATCACTGTCGG TGGCTAAATAACTGTGTTGGACGGAAGAACTATTTCACGTTTCTTGCTCTGATGACTACTAGTCTCCTTTGG CTTGCTATTGAAATTGGAGTAGGCATTGCTGTTCTTGTTATATGCTTTGCCAACAAGAATTCAAAGAGAATTATTCAAGACAGGCTTGGGAATGGCTTGCCTCGACCTGCCTTTGCTACCATTGTA GCCTTTTTTACTCTTCTTTCTCTAGTCGCTTGCATACCTTTAGGGGAACTTTTCTTCTTCCACATGATCTTAATCAGAAAG GGGATCACAACTTATGAATATGTCATTGCAATGAGAGCTATGAGTGAAGCACCTcaagaggaagaggacgaggaggGGCTAAACATTGTTTATTCCCCAACAAATTCAGCTACCACTGCGTTCAGTGGTGCTAGTGCACTTAGTCTGCACTACAAGGGTTCATGGTGCACACCTCCAAGGATTTTTGTTGATCAG GATGAAGTGATTCCACATTTGGAGCCAGGGATGGTACCTTCAACCATTGATCCTGATACTGCTGGACATGCTGAAAGAGCGAGCAAAGCCAAGAAGCAAGTCAAAATCAGTGCCTGGAAGCTTGCAAAGCTGGACAGCAATGAGGCGATGAAGGCTGCTGCTAAAGCCCGGGCATCATCGTCTGTCCTCCGACCTATTGATACCCGCCGGGTTCCAGGTGCTAGCCCTAGCTCTAGTGGCAATGCCAGCATGAGAAGCAGCATGAGTGCTGATTACAGCGCCAGTGGCACCAAGGAAAGGGGGGCTGTTATGAAGTTGTTGTCTCTTCAGAGTTCCTCGTATCCTCAGAGCCTTGCAAGCCAGGACGACTATGAGTCGGGCACGCAGAGTGCTAGCAGCAGAAGCAGCCCGGTCCAGATTCACAAACCCGCACCTCACACTCAGATCAACGTACCACCTCGTGTGCCTCCAGCACCTCCAAGGCCTGCGCCGGCCGTACCGAGGCCGCATGTTCCAACCACGCAGATATCCAAGCCAATGTTCCAGTCAGCAACATCTTATGTCCGTGAGAACCGAAAAGCCTCGGTTGTTTGGGATCAAGAGGCTGGTCGGTATGTGTCAGTTGCACCCGCGCCCACAAGGCCAGTAGCTGGTAGTGGTCTTGATCAACCAGCAAGGGGACCGCATTTCTTGACAAACCCAGATAGCGAGGCAATCAATCACGGGAGAACCCTCTCACCCATGAATGCTCCTTCCTCAGCATTGCCATCTGGACAGCCGTCCGAGAGGTTGACATACACTGGGCAGTCGATATTCTTTGGTGGGCCACTTctaggtgctgctgctgctgctgatcctCAGAGGAATGATGCTGCCGCAGGCGCACGGCCGGAAACAAGGAGGGATGGCACTAGGGGAGAGAGGAGACGAACTGCGGAGTCCTTCCCGGTGTTTGCTCCAGGATCCTTTCAGAAGAACCCGCCGTTCAACGGGTGA
- the LOC136500690 gene encoding peroxisomal ATPase PEX1-like, with protein MSGGGLEVEVRVVGGTRSCFAALPLHLIHALERTSATGDLPPVLALELRGPAGARWSLAWSGAASRSRAIEVAQELAECISLPDGTTAQLNVARSLAKADSVNIEPYSEDDWEILESRADLAEETILKQVGIVYEGMKFPLWLDGHNIVKFVVVSSFPEKTVVQLVPGTEVAVAPKKRKEKPSQDLQKQSALKEQVKTKALLRVQAADRKYAHTFKYKGVEIGVVVSYAVLIHPDTAASISVGNLQLVTVSPKSSKKGLALKGKEVGPKKGTSVTKERAHEAIVYILLSDSVAKGHVMLPYSIRHFISADVHSWVYIKTYSANIKEDAPLVTISPLQFKMLVKDGHDSSKLVSQEADTSRITRIPSENVDFFQKARYSESENLQGADIESISESVSKQKFFIKHWLIGHLKEMGLHASHTKMNSIVLPTNILLHLEATDREGTKGVEFLYLLTLTSENSSFNNSQLNVETAWSVPTGNSDDLELHFGKLELGEPVSFDSLVDSGSSDGFKLTRSSLGWMENAMSDVTKRLSVLLSATSLRLFNRIKFPFPGHVLVYGPRGSGKTALTRASAKYFEDRKDILAHIIYIDCSKLALGKAKETRQEIEDRISEALLHSPSIIIFDDLDSVISVSSDPQVSQSSSSSDSLVRYLTDIMDEYKDKIRNTCGYGPIAFMASVQSLQSLPQDLTSSGRFDFHIELPALAVPERKALLQHQVEEHELLCSEEVLSEIASKCEGYDAYDLEILVDRAVHAAAYRFLLPSNASHNSLKRTLLMEDFSKAMHGFLPVAMRDLRKYAPDDKDGGWEYVGGLNEAVTIIKETLELPSKYPNIFTKAPVRLRSNILLYGPPGCGKTHIVRAAAAACSLRFISVKGPELLNKYIGSSEQSVRDFFAKAVAAAPCLLFFDEFDSIAPQRGTHSAGVSDRVVNQFLTELDGVETLTGVFVFAATSKPQLIDAALLRPGRFDRLVFCDFPRWDERLEILKVHSRTVSLASDASLEDIASLTEGFTGADLAAILTDAGLAAVHELLDNQENGVPEREPCISKELLMSVTRKARPSTPADEKKRYDREFGEFVSSRKSISTKARESKGKKVTLA; from the exons ATGAGCGGCGGCGGGCTGGAGGTGGAGGTTCGCGTGGTGGGCGGCACCCGGAGCTGCTTCGCCGCGCTCCCGCTCCACCTCATCCACGCCCTGGAGCGCACCTCCGCCACCGGCGACCTCCCGCCCGTCCTCGCGCTCGAACTTCGCGGCCCCGCCGGCGCGCGCTGGTCCCTCGCCTGGTCCGGCGCCGCGTCCCGATCCCGCGCCATCGAG GTTGCACAAGAGTTAGCCGAATGCATCTCGCTGCCTGACGGAACTACAGCACAGTTGAACGTAGCTCGCTCTTTGGCCAAAGCTGACTCAGTCAATATTGAACCCTACAGTGAGGATGACTGGGAGATACTGGAGAGCCGTGCTGATTTGGCTGAAGAAACAATCTTGAAGCAG GTCGGCATCGTTTATGAGGGCATGAAATTCCCATTGTGGTTGGATGGACATAATATTGTGAAGTTCGTTGTCGTGTCATCTTTCCCTGAGAAGACAGTTG tTCAACTTGTACCAGGCACTGAAGTTGCTGTTGCACCCAAAAAACGAAAAGAGAAGCCTTCTCAGGATCTGCAAAAGCAAAGTGCACTGAAAGAACAAGTCAAAACAAAGGCACTCCTGCGTGTTCAAGCAGCTGATAGAAAGTATGCACATACATTCAAATATAAAGGTGTTGAGATAGGTGTGGTTGTCAGCTATGCTGTGCTAATTCATCCTGATACAGCTGCAAGTATTTCTGTTGGCAATCTCCAATTAGTCACTGTTTCACCTAAATCGTCAAAGAAAGGACTAGCTCTAAAAGGCAAAGAAGTTGGACCAAAAAAGGGAACTTCAGTAACTAAAGAAAGGGCCCATGAAGCCATTGTTTATATCTTACTTTCAGACTCTGTTGCAAAAGGGCATGTTATGCTTCCCTACTCTATTCGTCACTTCATAAGTGCTGATGTACATTCAT GGGTATATATTAAGACATATTCAGCCAACATCAAGGAGGATGCACCTCTAGTGACAATATCTCCTTTACAGTTCAAGATGCTTGTGAAAGATGGCCATGATAGCAGTAAATTAGTCAGTCAGGAAGCGGACACTTCGAGGATAACCAGGATTCCTTCAGAAAATGTTGATTTCTTCCAGAAAGCTCGTTACAGTGAAAGCGAAAATCTTCAAGGTGCAGATATTGAGAGCATTTCTGAATCAGTGTCAAAGCAGAAATTTTTTATTAAGCATTGGCTTATTGGACACCTTAAAGAAATGGGCTTGCATGCTAGCCATACCAAGATGAATTCAATAGTTTTGCCAACCAATATTTTGCTCCATTTAGAAGCGACAGATAGAGAAGGAACCAAAGGAGTTGAATTTTTATACCTACTAACACTTACTTCTGAAAATTCTAGTTTCAACAATTCACAACTTAATGTTGAGACTGCTTGGAGTGTTCCAACCGGCAATTCCGATGATCTTGAACTGCATTTCGGGAAGTTGGAGCTGGGTGAGCCTGTATCTTTTGATTCCCTAGTGGACAGTGGCTCCAGTGATGGTTTCAAGCTGACCCGATCTTCTTTAGGCTGGATGGAGAATGCAATGTCAGATGTGACAAAAA GGTTATCTGTGCTCTTATCTGCAACTAGCTTAAGGTTATTTAACAGAATAAAGTTCCCCTTTCCTGGACATGTTCTTGTCTATGGGCCTCGA GGTTCTGGCAAAACAGCTTTGACCAGGGCTTCTGCAAAATATTTTGAAGACCGTAAAGATATCTTGGCACACAT AATATACATAGATTGTTCCAAACTTGCACTTGGCAAGGCTAAGGAGACAAGGCAAGAAATTGAAGACAGAATATCCGAAGCACTGCTTCATTCACCTTCGATCATCATATTTGATGATCTGGACAGTGTAATTTCAGTCTCTTCAGATCCTCAAGTATCTCAATCGTCCAGTTCTTCTGATTCTCTTGTGAGATATTTGACTGACATTATGGATGAGTACAAG GATAAGATTCGAAATACATGTGGGTATGGACCTATCGCGTTTATGGCTTCAGTTCAATCACTTCAGAGCCTTCCTCAAGACTTAACTTCTTCTG GGAGATTTGATTTCCATATTGAGCTTCCTGCTCTTGCAGTCCCTGAGCGCAAAGCACTATTGCAACATCAAGTTGAGGAGCATGAGTTACTGTGTTCTGAGGAAGTTCTATCAGAGATAGCATCAAAATGTGAAGGTTATGATGCATATGACTTG GAAATTTTGGTTGATAGGGCTGTGCATGCTGCTGCTTATCGCTTTCTTCTGCCTTCTAATGCTTCTCACAACTCTCTGAAACGAACTTTGCTGATGGAAGATTTCTCTAAAGCAATGCATGGCTTCCTTCCAGTCGCCATGCGTGATCTTAGGAAATATGCTCCTGATGATAAAGATGGTGGTTGGGAGTATGTTGGAGGGCTAAATGAAGCAGTAACTATCATTAAAGAG ACTCTTGAACTGCCATCAAAATACCCAAATATCTTTACCAAGGCACCTGTGCGGTTGCGGTCAAACATTCTCTTGTATGGACCACCTGGATGTGGTAAAACTCACATTGTGAGAGCTGCAGCTGCTGCTTGTTCTTTGCGATTCATTTCAGTCAAGGGTCCAGAGCTATTGAATAAGTATATTGGTTCATCTGAGCAATCT GTTCGCGACTTTTTTGCAAAGGCCGTTGCAGCAGCACCTTGCCTATTATTCTTTGATGAATTTGACTCCATTGCACCCCAACGAGGAACCCATAGTGCTGGAGTTTCTGATCGTGTAGTTAATCAG TTCTTGACGGAACTGGATGGTGTGGAAACCTTGACTGGAGTATTTGTATTTGCAGCTACAAG CAAGCCACAGCTAATTGATGCTGCGCTCTTGCGGCCTGGAAGGTTTGATCGTCTAGTCTTTTGTGATTTCCCTCGATGGGATGAACGTTTAGAAATTCTGAAGGTGCATTCTAGGACG GTTTCGCTGGCAAGTGATGCCAGTCTCGAAGATATTGCTTCTCTAACTGAAGGATTTACTGGTGCTGATCTGGCTGCTATTCTAACGGATGCTGGATTAGCAGCAGTTCATGAACTTTTGGACAACCAGGAGAACGGTGTCCCAGAAAGAGAACCGTGCATCAGCAAAGAACTTCTCATGTCTGTCACTAGGAAGGCTAGACCTTCCACACCAGCAGACGAGAAGAAGCGGTATGATAGAGAGTTTGGTGAATTTGTGTCATCCAGGAAGTCTATTTCGACAAAG GCAAGAGAGTCCAAAGGCAAAAAGGTCACACTAGCTTGA
- the LOC136500604 gene encoding probable protein S-acyltransferase 19 isoform X1 produces MARKHGWQLPAHTLQIIAITVFFLLVIAFYAFFAPFLGKQVLGYAVVGIYTTVVFSVFILYIRCTSINPADPGIMSKFDSGFIDAPGSTANIQGTNLPTKADIGAGTTSPTATSTCRNSLDRRSNTGGLAAGDTNQDLRSQPPRSSRSCLLGGLVCALFVKEDCRKFDDSKNQVDGEDAVFCTLCDAEVRKFSKHCRSCDKCVDGFDHHCRWLNNCVGRKNYFTFLALMTTSLLWLAIEIGVGIAVLVICFANKNSKRIIQDRLGNGLPRPAFATIVAFFTLLSLVACIPLGELFFFHMILIRKGITTYEYVIAMRAMSEAPQEEEDEEGLNIVYSPTNSATTAFSGASALSLHYKGSWCTPPRIFVDQDEVIPHLEPGMVPSTIDPDTAGHAERASKAKKQVKISAWKLAKLDSNEAMKAAAKARASSSVLRPIDTRRVPGASPSSSGNASMRSSMSADYSASGTKERGAVMKLLSLQSSSYPQSLASQDDYESGTQSASSRSSPVQIHKPAPHTQINVPPRVPPAPPRPAPAVPRPHVPTTQISKPMFQSATSYVRENRKASVVWDQEAGRYVSVAPAPTRPVAGSGLDQPARGPHFLTNPDSEAINHGRTLSPMNAPSSALPSGQPSERLTYTGQSIFFGGPLLGAAAAADPQRNDAAAGARPETRRDGTRGERRRTAESFPVFAPGSFQKNPPFNG; encoded by the exons atggcgaggaAGCACGGATGGCAGCTCCCCGCGCACACGCTCCAG ATCATCGCAATTACGGTTTTCTTCCTTCTGGTGATTGCTTTTTATGCATTCTTCGCACCATTTCTAGGCAAGCAAGTCCTAGGATATGCTGTAGTCGGTATCTATACCACTGTG GTGTTTTCTGTCTTCATCCTTTATATCCGCTGCACTAGTATAAACCCTGCAGATCCTGGAATCATGTCAAAGTTTGATAGTGGCTTCATCGATGCACCTGGAAGTACTGCCAACATACAGGGCACGAATTTGCCAACAAAAGCTGATATTGGTGCTGGAACAACCTCCCCAACGGCAACATCTACTTGTAGGAACTCTCTAGACCGGCGTTCTAACACTGGTGGTTTAGCTGCTGGAGACACGAATCAGGATTTAAGGTCTCAGCCGCCAAGAAGTTCAAGGAGCTGCTTACTTGGAGGGCTTGTTTGTGCTTTGTTTGTGAAGGAGGATTGTAGGAAATTCGATGATTCAAAGAATCAAGTTGATGGGGAAGACGCCGTGTTCTGCACGTTATGTGATGCCGAG GTTCGCAAATTCAGTAAGCATTGCAGAAGTTGTGACAAGTGTGTGGATGGATTTGATCATCACTGTCGG TGGCTAAATAACTGTGTTGGACGGAAGAACTATTTCACGTTTCTTGCTCTGATGACTACTAGTCTCCTTTGG CTTGCTATTGAAATTGGAGTAGGCATTGCTGTTCTTGTTATATGCTTTGCCAACAAGAATTCAAAGAGAATTATTCAAGACAGGCTTGGGAATGGCTTGCCTCGACCTGCCTTTGCTACCATTGTA GCCTTTTTTACTCTTCTTTCTCTAGTCGCTTGCATACCTTTAGGGGAACTTTTCTTCTTCCACATGATCTTAATCAGAAAG GGGATCACAACTTATGAATATGTCATTGCAATGAGAGCTATGAGTGAAGCACCTcaagaggaagaggacgaggaggGGCTAAACATTGTTTATTCCCCAACAAATTCAGCTACCACTGCGTTCAGTGGTGCTAGTGCACTTAGTCTGCACTACAAGGGTTCATGGTGCACACCTCCAAGGATTTTTGTTGATCAG GATGAAGTGATTCCACATTTGGAGCCAGGGATGGTACCTTCAACCATTGATCCTGATACTGCTGGACATGCTGAAAGAGCGAGCAAAGCCAAGAAGCAAGTCAAAATCAGTGCCTGGAAGCTTGCAAAGCTGGACAGCAATGAGGCGATGAAGGCTGCTGCTAAAGCCCGGGCATCATCGTCTGTCCTCCGACCTATTGATACCCGCCGGGTTCCAGGTGCTAGCCCTAGCTCTAGTGGCAATGCCAGCATGAGAAGCAGCATGAGTGCTGATTACAGCGCCAGTGGCACCAAGGAAAGGGGGGCTGTTATGAAGTTGTTGTCTCTTCAGAGTTCCTCGTATCCTCAGAGCCTTGCAAGCCAGGACGACTATGAGTCGGGCACGCAGAGTGCTAGCAGCAGAAGCAGCCCGGTCCAGATTCACAAACCCGCACCTCACACTCAGATCAACGTACCACCTCGTGTGCCTCCAGCACCTCCAAGGCCTGCGCCGGCCGTACCGAGGCCGCATGTTCCAACCACGCAGATATCCAAGCCAATGTTCCAGTCAGCAACATCTTATGTCCGTGAGAACCGAAAAGCCTCGGTTGTTTGGGATCAAGAGGCTGGTCGGTATGTGTCAGTTGCACCCGCGCCCACAAGGCCAGTAGCTGGTAGTGGTCTTGATCAACCAGCAAGGGGACCGCATTTCTTGACAAACCCAGATAGCGAGGCAATCAATCACGGGAGAACCCTCTCACCCATGAATGCTCCTTCCTCAGCATTGCCATCTGGACAGCCGTCCGAGAGGTTGACATACACTGGGCAGTCGATATTCTTTGGTGGGCCACTTctaggtgctgctgctgctgctgatcctCAGAGGAATGATGCTGCCGCAGGCGCACGGCCGGAAACAAGGAGGGATGGCACTAGGGGAGAGAGGAGACGAACTGCGGAGTCCTTCCCGGTGTTTGCTCCAGGATCCTTTCAGAAGAACCCGCCGTTCAACGGGTGA